The sequence below is a genomic window from Polaribacter vadi.
TATCCTCTATCGTTTGTTTTGCGAACTCTTTGTTGGTTCCAAAATTGTCTAAACCTTTTATATGATAATCATATAAAATATCTCTAAAAACTTTTAGTTTTGGAGCTAATAAATTATCAATCAATAAAAAACGATTTTGCTTTCCAATCACATTTTGCCAAGAAGCCAAATTACTTTGTTGCGCCTGTAACATAACGTTTTGAGCTTCTTCTAATTCAGCTTGTCCACCATATTCAGAAAAAGTATCTGCATCTACACCCAAAATGGTATACACGTAAAAAACGATTGTAGAAATTAGATTGCTATCAAAAGAGTTTTTATTATATATTAAAGGATCAAACTCATTGTATTTAAATGTAAAATCGCTGTCTCTTAAATTTAAAACAGGCGTTTGATAACTTGAACCATAAACAGGTCTTGTTGATTGTATTTGTATAGATGATGTAAATGTATTATCATTTCTAGAAGTAATAATAATATTCATGGCACAATCTACTCTTTCTTCTGTTTGAACAACTCTATTCGTCCATTTTGTTTGGTTGATAAATTCTGTCAAAGCAGTTTCTAGCGTTTTAAAAACCTGTAAATTAGAACCTGAAACTTGTTCGTAATTTATATTTACCAGACAATTTAATTCTTGAGAGTTTGTGCTAATTGTAAAGAATACAAAAGAAAAAAGAAAAACTAGTTTACGCATATTTAATTTATATTTCTATGTCTGGTCGAGCGCAGTCAAAACCTTACTTTAAACCTCTCGACTGCACTCGAGGAAATAAGATATTTTAAACTAATTTTGTAACAATTTCATTCATAATATCTTTAGCAACTTCCACTTTCGATTTTAATTCAAATGGTTTTTCATTTAAATTTTTATCAATAATAGTAATTTTATTTGTGTTAGTTGCAAAACCAGCACCTTTATCTTGTAAAGAATTTAACACAATCGCATCTAAATTTTTACGTTTTATCTTATTTTTTGCATTTTCAATTTCATTATTCGTCTCTAATGCAAAACCGATCAAAAGTTGATGCTCTTTAATTTCACCTAAAGAAGCCAAAATATCTTTTGTTGGTGTTAACTCCATTCTTAACGTAGAATCTTTCTTTTTTATTTTCTGATCTGCAATATTTTTAGGTTTATAATCTGCAACAGCAGCAGATAAAATAGCAATATCTACCTCTTTAAAATAAGTATGACATTCTTTATACATTTCATCAGCAGAAATAACATTAATTCTCTTTACTAAAGAATGTTGTATTTGTTGATGACTTGGCCCTGAAATTAAAATAACTTCTGCACCTAAATTTGCAGCTGCATTTGCAATTGCAAAACCCATTTTTCCAGAAGAATGATTTCCAATAAAACGAACAGGATCTATAGCTTCATAGGTTGGACCAGCAGTAATTAGTATTTTTTTACCTTTTAAAGGTAACTTCGAAAGAATATCATTTTCTATAAATGCAACAATATCTTCTGGTTCTGCCATTCTTCCTTCGCCAACTAAACCACTTGCTAATTCGCCTGAAGTTGCTGGAATTAAAATATTACCAAAAGAGTGTAATTTCTCTAAACTATTTTTAGTGGATGGATGAATATACATATCCAAATCCATAGCTGGTGCAAAGTATACAGGACATTTTGCTGATAAATAGGTTGCTAATAATAAATTATTGCAGGTTCCATTTACCATTTTAGAAAGTGTGTTGGCAGTTGCAGGCGCAATTAAAAAATAATCTGCCCATAAACCTAAATCTACGTGATTGTTCCAAAGTTCATTTTCTTCTTCTTTATCATAAAAAGTTGAATGAACTGGATTTTTAGAAAGTGTAGAAAGTGTAAGAGGTGTTATAAAATCTTTAGACGCAGGCGTCATAATTACTTTGACATCTGCGCCTAATTTTATAAATAAACGGACTAATGAAGCCGTTTTGTATGCAGCTATTCCAGCAGTAATGCCTAAAAGGATTTTTTTACCACTTAGAACAGACATTATACTGTTTCTTCTGGATTTCTATGATAAACTTTATCATTTAACCATTCCTCAACAGCAAGTGCAGTTGGTTTAGGTAAACGTTCGTAAAATTTAGAAACTTCAATTTGCTCTTTGTTTTCGAAAACTTCTTCTAAACTATCATTATAAGTAGCAAATTCCTCTAATTTATCAACTAATTCCTTTTTTAAATCTTCGTTGATTTGGTTTGCTCTTTTAGCAATAATAGAAATTGCTTCATAAATATTTTCAGTTGGAGCTTCCAAAAGATTCCTGTTATAAGTAACTGTACTTATTGCTGCTTTTGTATCTTTATAATCCATAATTTGTTATTTCTCTTTAGAGTTTTCTACGTTGATTTCCTTTAGTTGTTCAATTAAAGCATCTATTCTTATCTTCTCGCTTTGTAAAACAGCTAACATTTCATTAGCTTCTTCCATGTATTGAGATTCTGGATAATTTCTTTTCAGCTTTTCGTAAGCTTCAATAGCGTCTTTAATTCTTTCCTGTTTTCTTCTATCATAACTTTTTAGAACAAAATCGTGAGCTGCTTTTAATCTGTAATACAAAGCTTCTTCTTTAAATTCTGAACCTAAATAATCTGACAATAAATTATCGAAAGCTTGAATTGCTGCTTTATAATTTCTTACATCATAATCTGCAGTTGTATAATACGTTTTAGCAATTTCGAAATATTTTTTCTGTAATTTATATCTTAATTCTTTGTAATGTGCATTTGCCTCAACAATTTTATCAGAATCTGGATATGTATTTATAAAACTTTGAAATGCTTCTAAAGCTTTATTAGTATCTGTTGGATCTTTACTAAAAACTGGCGATGCCAATTTATAACTGTATGCAGATAAAAAAGAAGCTTCTTCTATTTTAGAGCTAGTTGGATAATTTTTCACAAAACGATCAAAATAATAACCAGCATCTGTGTAGTTTTTCTCATTAAAATTAGACTGAGCTACCATAAACTGAATACGTTCCATTTGAGGTTTACCTCTGTAAGCAGGTGTAACTTTCTCAAACAAACGCAAAGCCTTAGAATATTTTTGAGTCTCGTACATCTTTACAGCCATTTTATACTGATCTTCAACAGTACCTTTATTCAGTACTTTTTGATATTCTCCACAGGAAAATAACAAAAGACTAAACAGTAATAAACACGCTAAATTTTTAATTTTTTGCATCGGGCAAAATTAGTAATTAATTATGGATAATAAAAGTATTTATTTTATTGAAATAAAACTTCTCTATTAAGTGTTATCATTTGTTTTTAAACAAGTTGTGTAAAATTTTCATCAACCTTACTTATAACGAATTGAAACCTTTTAAATTGTAATGCAATAATCCATAAAAAAGAACTAAATAAATGGTAAAATGAACCTAAAAGTTTGTTAAGATTGTAAATTTTGATTTTTGGTAGATGATTTGAAGTTTGTTGTTTCTTGTTTCTAAAATATATCAACATATAAGAACATCAAAAATATAGAGTTTTTGAAATTTAATTCTTGTCTCTTCTCTTTAAAGAAAACTAAAATTCAGCAACGAACTTTGCTATTTTAGCTTGCAAACTTTCACTTGCTTTTACTAAAGGCAAACGAACATCATTCTTACAAATTCCTAATTCTTGTAAAACAGTTTTAATTCCTGCAGGATTGTTTTCCTCAAAAATATAGTCAACAATATCCATCATTTTGAAATGGATCTCATAACCTTCTTTATTTTTTCCTTCCAATCCTAAATTTATCATTTTAGAAAATGCTGCTGGAAATGCTTGCCCAATTACTGAAATTACTCCAGAACCACCTGCTAATGCAACTCCTAAAGCTAAATCATCATCACCAGAAATTATTAAAAAATCTGCTGGTTTGTCTTTTAACAACGTATTATATTGCTGTTGATTATTTCCTGCTTCTTTTACACCAACAATATTGCTAAAATCTTTTGCCAAACGTAAAGTTGTTGCAGGCTCCATGTTTTTAGCTGTTCTACCAGGAACATTGTATAAAATTATTGGTAAGTCAGTTGCTTCTGCTAAAGCTTTGTAATGCTGATAAAAACCTTCTTGGGTTGGTTTGCTATAATAAGGAGCAACCGATAAAATTCCGTCGATTCCTGTAAAATCTCTTGTCTTAAATTCTTTAACAACTTCTAAAGTATTGTTACCACCAACACCCAAAACTAAAGGCAAACGCTTATTATTTGTTTTGATAATAACATCTATAATCTGCTGTTTTTCTTCTTTAGTTATGGTTGCGCTTTCGCCAGTTGTACCATTAATTACTAAATAATCTGTTCCGTTTTCGATATTAAAATTCACTAATTTAATTAGCGCATCAAAATCTACAGATAAATCCTCTTTAAAAGGTGTAATTAAAGCCACACCAGTTCCAATAAATTTTTGCATTTCTTAATTTTTACGTGGTAAAATTACAATTTTCAAATTGATTGTATTCTTAAAATTTATGTTCTTGCAAAGAATACACAACTTTTTAAATGAAGTTTAATTTTTTAGTTTTCCTAAAACAACTAAGTATTTTTTAAGCTCTAAAAGAAAGCTTTCTATATTCGTTGGAAATTCTGCAATTTCTAAATCATACAATTCTTGATTTACCTTTGAAAAACCGACTTTAAACTTAGCTTTACTATGCAAAACTGCATTCTCTAAATATATATTTCTCTTATTAAAATAACCAATTAGCAAGTCATGAGGTTCGTCTATAAAATCTTTAAACGCTGTTTTTTTGGGTTCTCCTTTCCAGTTAAAATCTTTTTCAGAAAAATACTTATAAGAAGACACATTACTTTTACTAAAAGGTCTATAACTATAAATTCTAATATTCCCTAAGGTTAATATTTTTTCAACTTCATCTTCAATTTTTAACCATTTAGAAATTTCATAAGAAGCAATAATACCAACAGTATAAACCTCTTCATTGGATGCTGCTCTATACTCTTCTTCTTGTAGTAGTTTTTTAAACTGTTTTTTTATGAAAGATTTTTTCAAGTTTTGCTATCTCTATTAAATTAACTTCGGTAAAAATACTATATAATTTATTTTATCTACAAAAAGTACCTATAGATTTTAGGTTAAATTATAACCAAAAAATTAAAAATAGATGCACTTAAAAAAAAATTCAATTTTATAAATGCATCTAATTTGCTGTTTTTAGAGCTTTTGCCTGTTGTCATTAGACTGTGTATCAATCAATTTATTAAAAGGATCAATACCAACTTCTGTAGGTTTTTTATCAACAATAATGGTTATTTTATTATTGATTTGAGTAATCTTATGTTTTTGTAAATACAAAGCTACTTCTTTCTTTTTTCCATCAACTTCTTCTTCTGTAAAAATACCTACATCAATATAATCTTGTAATTTTACTGATAAAATTGGTTTCTTTTTATCTGCTGGAGTATAACTTAAAGTATCTCCTATTTTTTCACCATAAAACTTTTTTCCTTTTTCGTCATTTCTATATTTAGCAACTTCAAACTCAATATCTACTTGGTATTTTCCATTTTCTAACTCAGTAGATTTTACGTCCGTAATTCTATTTTGATATAAAGTAATCGTCTCAAACATATCATTAATTACATAACTTAAAGAATCTGGAGTAACTTCTCTTATATAATCTACCATTTCTATGGATGTTGTGTAAGGTGCCTCTTGGAATTTTACTTTTTCTACATAGCGTTTTAAAGCGCCATTTAAGTTTTCTTCTCCAATATAATCACTCAAAGCATAAAACACTAAAGAGCCTTTTTGATAACGAATATATCCTTGACCATCATTGTACATTAATGGTTTTTCACGTTTACTTTCAAAGGTTCTTTGCATTAAATAACCATCTAAAGCTTCCTTTAAAAAGGTACGCATTTTAGGTTTTCCATGTTCATGTTCTAATACTTTTAAAGCCACATATTCAGACAAACTTTCAGACAACATGGTTGCACCTAAAACATCTGCACCAATTACTTGATGTGCCCACCATTGATGTGCAACTTCATGCACAGTTACAGCAAATGGATAATCTACTCCATCTTCATTTTCATCATCTACAGCTGCAATAAATCCAAATCCTTCAGAAAACGGAATTGTATTTGCAAAAGATTGTGCAAACGTTCCTTGTGTTCTTGGAAATTCAATAATTCTGGCTTGTTTATGTTGATAAGGACTAAAGTTTTTAGCATTATAAGCTAAAGAAGCTTTCATTCCCTTCATCATTCTATCCAAATTATACGTGTGTGGCTTGTGATAATAAATCTCTAAACTAATGCCATTCCAAAGTTCTTTTTTTACTACATATCTGGCAGAATTAAAAGCATAAAAATTCAAGATTTTACTATCCATTTTATAATGGAAATATTTTCTACCATTTTCTTCCCATTCTTTTTGCAAATATCCTGGAGCAATTGCAATTTGATCTTTAGATGTTGATACAGTTGCTTCAAAATCAATCCAATCTGAATCTTTAGAAATATAAGTATTCCCTAAAGCTGTAGAATCTGATGGATTTTTTTGTAAATTATTGGGTGGTAAATCGTATTTTTCACGTGTTTTATTATCTGTTAACTCTCCTCCTGATGAATATCCAAAATTAGGAAACATCGAAAAATTATTCAAAAAAGTACCATTTTCTAAAACAGGAGATTTTTGTTGAAACATCGTGTTTTTGTCACTTTTAACGTTGATCGTTAATTGTAAAGAATCACCAGGTTTTATTTTTTTATCAAACTTATAAATATCAAAATTAAAAACAGTGTCTTCTAACACTAATTTGTTTTCAATGTTAAATTCAAAGGTATTTTCTAAAGAATTATGATTTAAGAAAATACTATCAATTTCTTGATCGGTTTTATTGACCAATGTATAAACTGCAGTAGCTTCGTAGGTTCTTTTCTTCGGATAAATATGTACATCTGCATTTACAGCTACCACTCTTGGTTGTTTGTAATTTTCGTATTTTTTATAGGTTTTTTCCCATTTTACAGCATCTAATTCCGCTTGTTTAGAAGATGAGTTTTTACTATCCGATTTTGTTTCTAAAAAAATAGTAGTTCCTAACGTTAAAAATGCGATTAAAATAACCACAAAACTTACAATTTTAGGCGTTGTAAAACGTTGTTTTGCTATCTGTAATCTTTCTCCAAAAGAACTTGGCAAACCTCTCACCCACATTAAAATGCTTAAAATAACCAATAAGGAACCTCCTAAAATCCAATACAATTTATACCATAAATATCTTGATAATGCAGAACCATAACCATTCATATCAGAATAACTAAAACCTGGGCCTTGGTTGTATTTAAAGACTGCTAATTCAATTCCTATAAAAGTTAATAATGGAATTGCAATAACAACAATCAAAATAATAAAAAAACCTAAATATTGATTTTTCACCAATGTTTGAATAAAAATTGATAACAATGCCCAAACCAAATAATTCAAGAAATTTAAGCCAAATAATTCTTTTATATAATGACCAATTTCGTAATTATAATAACCCTTATACGTTTGAAATATCATTCCTGCAACCATAATGACTGCTAGTAAAACCAATTGCATTTTTAACAAAGCAATTAATTTTGAAAATAACAACGTCCAATTTGGCACTGGAGTACTATCTACTAAATGATTTATTTTAGCAGTTTCTGCTCTTTGTACTAAAATACCTGCATATAAAAATGTACAAATATTGATGACCAAGAAACTAAAAACGCCTCCACTTCCTAGCATTTGCCAAGTTACAGGCAACGTTTCTGTACCAAAAATTGCGCCAGCACTAAATAAAGCAACTACCATCATTAAAAGCCCAACAATTAAAATACAGATAAATGGAATGCTTTTTAAAATGAATTTAAAGTCGATGTTAGATAATTGCCACATCGTTTTTAAATTATTCACAAACGAATAATTGTGTGCTACTTCTGGTAAGTTAATTCTTGTAATTCCACTAAAATTTCTTTTGATAACTCTCTCTGATTTCACTTTCTTAAACGAAATAACAACAGCATTTTGGTTGAATTTAAAATACTTAAAAACCAATCCGAAAATTAAAGAAGAAATTCCCAGCCAAAACAATCTATTATACAAAATCAACTTTTTTATAGGGACTTGCATTTCATTTTGTTCGGACATTGTCCAATATTTTGTGTACGTATTTAAAGCTGCAGAACCAAAAGGATCTAAAATTGCCAACCAAGTTTCTTGGTCTGGTTCAGATAGAATTCCACTAATTGCACCTTGAAAAAACAATAAAATAATTACTGCAATAAAACCTGCACCAATATTTCTAGAAAATGTAACCACTGCAAAAACAACAGCTCCAAAGAATAAAACGTTGGGTAAAATAAAGACCACATACGATTTTACATACGCCATAAAACTAAACGACCCTACAATTTCTGAATTTGTTCCAGGAAATCGAAAACCGATCATCATTCCAAAAGCAATGACGAACACAATTGCAGAAACGACTAAAATTCCGCTAAAAAACTTGGCAAATAAATAGTTGGCTTTTGTAAAAGGATAGGAATATAAAATGGTATGCATTTCGCTTTTAAAATCTCTATAAATAGAAACCCCAATAATAGAGGGAAATAAAAAGAAAATAAATATTGTAAATGCGTTAAAATTGCCTGTAATATTTATAGGCGAGTTTACAATTCTAGAAGAACCTGTAGTTCCTGTAATTCCATCCCAAATACCTGCTGATGTTGCTGATATAAAAAAAGCTAATAAGAAAAATATAGCTGCGTAAATATAAAAAATAGGTTTTTTAAACCAGTATTTTAACTCTTGTTTGAATATTGTTGAAAACATATAAAATGTGTAATTGTGTAAATTTTGAATTGTGTAATTGTAATCGCACTCGAAACTTAAAACTCAAAATCTTGAATTTTAAATTTTAAACCTTAAACCATTTGCGGTTCATCCTGTTTTAGAGCGATAAAATAAAC
It includes:
- the dapA gene encoding 4-hydroxy-tetrahydrodipicolinate synthase, encoding MQKFIGTGVALITPFKEDLSVDFDALIKLVNFNIENGTDYLVINGTTGESATITKEEKQQIIDVIIKTNNKRLPLVLGVGGNNTLEVVKEFKTRDFTGIDGILSVAPYYSKPTQEGFYQHYKALAEATDLPIILYNVPGRTAKNMEPATTLRLAKDFSNIVGVKEAGNNQQQYNTLLKDKPADFLIISGDDDLALGVALAGGSGVISVIGQAFPAAFSKMINLGLEGKNKEGYEIHFKMMDIVDYIFEENNPAGIKTVLQELGICKNDVRLPLVKASESLQAKIAKFVAEF
- a CDS encoding ABC transporter permease/M1 family aminopeptidase gives rise to the protein MFSTIFKQELKYWFKKPIFYIYAAIFFLLAFFISATSAGIWDGITGTTGSSRIVNSPINITGNFNAFTIFIFFLFPSIIGVSIYRDFKSEMHTILYSYPFTKANYLFAKFFSGILVVSAIVFVIAFGMMIGFRFPGTNSEIVGSFSFMAYVKSYVVFILPNVLFFGAVVFAVVTFSRNIGAGFIAVIILLFFQGAISGILSEPDQETWLAILDPFGSAALNTYTKYWTMSEQNEMQVPIKKLILYNRLFWLGISSLIFGLVFKYFKFNQNAVVISFKKVKSERVIKRNFSGITRINLPEVAHNYSFVNNLKTMWQLSNIDFKFILKSIPFICILIVGLLMMVVALFSAGAIFGTETLPVTWQMLGSGGVFSFLVINICTFLYAGILVQRAETAKINHLVDSTPVPNWTLLFSKLIALLKMQLVLLAVIMVAGMIFQTYKGYYNYEIGHYIKELFGLNFLNYLVWALLSIFIQTLVKNQYLGFFIILIVVIAIPLLTFIGIELAVFKYNQGPGFSYSDMNGYGSALSRYLWYKLYWILGGSLLVILSILMWVRGLPSSFGERLQIAKQRFTTPKIVSFVVILIAFLTLGTTIFLETKSDSKNSSSKQAELDAVKWEKTYKKYENYKQPRVVAVNADVHIYPKKRTYEATAVYTLVNKTDQEIDSIFLNHNSLENTFEFNIENKLVLEDTVFNFDIYKFDKKIKPGDSLQLTINVKSDKNTMFQQKSPVLENGTFLNNFSMFPNFGYSSGGELTDNKTREKYDLPPNNLQKNPSDSTALGNTYISKDSDWIDFEATVSTSKDQIAIAPGYLQKEWEENGRKYFHYKMDSKILNFYAFNSARYVVKKELWNGISLEIYYHKPHTYNLDRMMKGMKASLAYNAKNFSPYQHKQARIIEFPRTQGTFAQSFANTIPFSEGFGFIAAVDDENEDGVDYPFAVTVHEVAHQWWAHQVIGADVLGATMLSESLSEYVALKVLEHEHGKPKMRTFLKEALDGYLMQRTFESKREKPLMYNDGQGYIRYQKGSLVFYALSDYIGEENLNGALKRYVEKVKFQEAPYTTSIEMVDYIREVTPDSLSYVINDMFETITLYQNRITDVKSTELENGKYQVDIEFEVAKYRNDEKGKKFYGEKIGDTLSYTPADKKKPILSVKLQDYIDVGIFTEEEVDGKKKEVALYLQKHKITQINNKITIIVDKKPTEVGIDPFNKLIDTQSNDNRQKL
- a CDS encoding outer membrane protein assembly factor BamD, with product MQKIKNLACLLLFSLLLFSCGEYQKVLNKGTVEDQYKMAVKMYETQKYSKALRLFEKVTPAYRGKPQMERIQFMVAQSNFNEKNYTDAGYYFDRFVKNYPTSSKIEEASFLSAYSYKLASPVFSKDPTDTNKALEAFQSFINTYPDSDKIVEANAHYKELRYKLQKKYFEIAKTYYTTADYDVRNYKAAIQAFDNLLSDYLGSEFKEEALYYRLKAAHDFVLKSYDRRKQERIKDAIEAYEKLKRNYPESQYMEEANEMLAVLQSEKIRIDALIEQLKEINVENSKEK
- the coaBC gene encoding bifunctional phosphopantothenoylcysteine decarboxylase/phosphopantothenate--cysteine ligase CoaBC, yielding MSVLSGKKILLGITAGIAAYKTASLVRLFIKLGADVKVIMTPASKDFITPLTLSTLSKNPVHSTFYDKEEENELWNNHVDLGLWADYFLIAPATANTLSKMVNGTCNNLLLATYLSAKCPVYFAPAMDLDMYIHPSTKNSLEKLHSFGNILIPATSGELASGLVGEGRMAEPEDIVAFIENDILSKLPLKGKKILITAGPTYEAIDPVRFIGNHSSGKMGFAIANAAANLGAEVILISGPSHQQIQHSLVKRINVISADEMYKECHTYFKEVDIAILSAAVADYKPKNIADQKIKKKDSTLRMELTPTKDILASLGEIKEHQLLIGFALETNNEIENAKNKIKRKNLDAIVLNSLQDKGAGFATNTNKITIIDKNLNEKPFELKSKVEVAKDIMNEIVTKLV
- a CDS encoding DNA-directed RNA polymerase subunit omega, which translates into the protein MDYKDTKAAISTVTYNRNLLEAPTENIYEAISIIAKRANQINEDLKKELVDKLEEFATYNDSLEEVFENKEQIEVSKFYERLPKPTALAVEEWLNDKVYHRNPEETV
- a CDS encoding DUF4835 family protein, with the protein product MRKLVFLFSFVFFTISTNSQELNCLVNINYEQVSGSNLQVFKTLETALTEFINQTKWTNRVVQTEERVDCAMNIIITSRNDNTFTSSIQIQSTRPVYGSSYQTPVLNLRDSDFTFKYNEFDPLIYNKNSFDSNLISTIVFYVYTILGVDADTFSEYGGQAELEEAQNVMLQAQQSNLASWQNVIGKQNRFLLIDNLLAPKLKVFRDILYDYHIKGLDNFGTNKEFAKQTIEDSVLKVENIFNKTVGNYLIRLFFDAKADEIVNIYADGPRTRNAINLVESLKKISPNNNSKWRNIE
- a CDS encoding DUF6913 domain-containing protein; this encodes MKKSFIKKQFKKLLQEEEYRAASNEEVYTVGIIASYEISKWLKIEDEVEKILTLGNIRIYSYRPFSKSNVSSYKYFSEKDFNWKGEPKKTAFKDFIDEPHDLLIGYFNKRNIYLENAVLHSKAKFKVGFSKVNQELYDLEIAEFPTNIESFLLELKKYLVVLGKLKN